GAGTCAGCCGTCAGGCGGCGACGACCACCCAGTCCTCGGAGACGTCCCCCGGGCGGTAGGGGGCGTCGACGCGCTTGGCCAGGAGGCCGGGCAGCTGTCGGGCGCGGGCCGCGTCGAGCAGTGCGGTCCCGTGACCGACGTGGTGGCGGGGCGCCTGCCACGCGGGACCGGCCAGGTCCAGGTCGTGCAGCAGGGCGCGACGCTCCTGGTACGCGAGCTCGGTCGTCGGGTGGCCTTCGAGCCACAGCAGGTCGACGAACAGTGCCGCCACCGGTCGGTCGCCGGCCAGGCGCCGAGCGCGCGCGTCGTCACCGGCGGTCAGCCGCCGTTCGACCGCAGCACGGTCGTTGGTCGGCTGCCCGTCCCGGTCGACCGCAACGATCACCGCGTCCAGGACCGTCTCGACGGCGGCCAGGCGGCGCCCGACGCGGCGCACCTCCGGGAAGCTGACGGAGACGTCGTCGCCATCCCCGTCGGTGATGGCGACGTGACCCGCGTCGTTGGTCACCAGCACGCGTTCGCCCGCCCAGCGGATCTCGAACGCCCATCCCGGCCCGTCGGGGAGGTCTCCCGCCACCCCGCGCATCGGCCGCAGGCCGGCGGGGATGGGCCGCCGATCGGGGTCCTGCGGCGGGTCCATACGGTGGATCATCCAGTCACGATCGCCGATCGGGAACAAGGCGTAGGTGCCGCGCACCCGTTGACCGTGCAGCGTCACCACGACCTTGTCGTCGGTGAGGGTCCGCTCCTGGTAGGTGCCCCGGTCCCAGATATCCATGCGTCCCGCGCCGTACTCGCCGGCGGGGATCTGTCCGTGGAACTCCAGGTAGTCGAGCGGGTGGTTCTCGGTGTGGACGGCGAGCCGGTTGTCGGCGGGGCGCCAGGGGATCCCCTGCGGCAGCGCCCACGACACCAGCACGCCGTCGCGCTCGAGCCGCAGATCCCAGTGCAACCGGGTCGCGTCGTGCTCCTGGATCACGAACCGGCGCTCCCCGCTCGGTGGGAGTGGGAACGCATCCCCGGCTGGCTCTGGGGTCGCGGCGAAGTCTCGCAGCTGGCGGTAGTGCGCGAGCCGGTCTGACACCCCGTCAGCTTGCCGCTCCGGTGGTCTGTGGCGCCACCTGCGCGGTCCGTCCGCGCGACCACAGGTGACCCGGCCTGCGGTCGTCCGTCCGTCCCCCGTCGCCGCGCGCTCCGGCGGCAACCTGGCTCCAGGAGGAGGATGGATCATGGCGAGAGCGACCTGGTCGGGCTACATCAGCTTCGGGTTGGTGACCGTCCCCGTGAAGCTGTACTCGGCGGTGCGCAGCCACGATGTCCACTTCCGGCAGCTGCACGAGACGACCAACGCGCGGGTGCGCCGCAAGCGGGTGGACGAGCAGACCGGCGACGAGGTGCCCTACGACGAGATCGTGAAGGGCTACCCGGTCGACAGCGACGAGTACGTCGTGGTCGACCCCGAGGAGCTCGAGCAGCTCGACCCTGAGGCGCGTCGGACGATCGACATCCAGGACTTCGTCGAGCTGGCCGAGATCGACCCGATCTACTACAACCGCCCGTACTACCTCGCCCCGGCCGACGAGAGCGCCTTCAAGCCCTACGACCTGCTGGTCGAGGCGATGCAGCGCTCCCAGAAGGTCGGCATCGCCAAGTTCGTGATGCGCAACAAGGAGTACCTCGCCGCGATCCGGGCCCGCGACCACGTCCTGCTGCTGTCGACGATGAACTACGCCGACGAGGTCGCCGACCCGGCCGAGAT
This sequence is a window from Actinomycetota bacterium. Protein-coding genes within it:
- a CDS encoding ATP-dependent DNA ligase, whose amino-acid sequence is MSDRLAHYRQLRDFAATPEPAGDAFPLPPSGERRFVIQEHDATRLHWDLRLERDGVLVSWALPQGIPWRPADNRLAVHTENHPLDYLEFHGQIPAGEYGAGRMDIWDRGTYQERTLTDDKVVVTLHGQRVRGTYALFPIGDRDWMIHRMDPPQDPDRRPIPAGLRPMRGVAGDLPDGPGWAFEIRWAGERVLVTNDAGHVAITDGDGDDVSVSFPEVRRVGRRLAAVETVLDAVIVAVDRDGQPTNDRAAVERRLTAGDDARARRLAGDRPVAALFVDLLWLEGHPTTELAYQERRALLHDLDLAGPAWQAPRHHVGHGTALLDAARARQLPGLLAKRVDAPYRPGDVSEDWVVVAA
- a CDS encoding Ku protein, with the protein product MARATWSGYISFGLVTVPVKLYSAVRSHDVHFRQLHETTNARVRRKRVDEQTGDEVPYDEIVKGYPVDSDEYVVVDPEELEQLDPEARRTIDIQDFVELAEIDPIYYNRPYYLAPADESAFKPYDLLVEAMQRSQKVGIAKFVMRNKEYLAAIRARDHVLLLSTMNYADEVADPAEIEGVEDRPRDVREREVTMAEQLIESLTTEFDPGRYHDEYQQRLVEYLEAKAEGEKVTVTPPPEEPGGVVDLMQALEASLGRDRDRSSREDRYADLTRDELYELAQEREISGRSKMSKDELAGALRDADREQRVAS